One Desulforhopalus sp. DNA segment encodes these proteins:
- a CDS encoding ubiquitin-conjugating enzyme E2 — MSVSPDQLSEIYRHLRDFIDSQQAVSIKPMKGDPPEQYEVTYNISGFSKPGKGEPYLTTGHKIEMTIPFGFPHFPPSCKPKSDIFHPDFDPAAICLGEFWHQHRQIPDLIVFIGRLINGESFSTVNAFNEQAATWYQEHSDSFPIAKIHWSDRQPNQPETIQAPKAQIDTLNDDDLTPDFSFLSMASDSPGQFEQSSLQTSLPPESPLPDADLAFLDLLTKQKKFFKIRQTLGGNQAISAQVQDVISYAEEAIKRADQLYKLAKKAEYDDDLQNALRLYEQVGATTSDFPNLEADQKRVSQSIALFEEINQPATPDFSDSDFDSSHENLPPVPNKAASRGAKSKQHNNAQVPNSFSPIQKILSSKFTITFTAGILCVILLCGGGYYLFLARKLESSNTAFSKCANLIEKEQFEDAKQTCSDAFNDLEGLTFFQQERINELRENINNILQSEKLSQGLAGNVLVNGKYISKKDAVILNNYALILKEGGEFFDQEKWSEAEECFNKLLTVSGKNTLLPASTIEDIKSKLSFTRFSLAFNAAKALLANQKWQEAATELKKAKIQFETLPEKDRRKYSVELNTALAKLNFEEYRKQGDDFFSKADWLNAISSYKSVLPSVENGNLAPPETLEALRENISRAELYATIDKGNKAFAAGSWDEAIQEYYKAEAILTSSQALIKFSDPDVTRRKIERIILQTTIVRDRQAATSQQKDKKDLVTARNIYRQIVANITKSGFATETEFSEIKRESLAAIQSLDEKIYQADKEQYLKDNFRNLFTENYPATIPENLNNPVVTYVKESDGKMIFRMQCIETGAGRPLMLIMLYAYDKANNRWAFFSEQQ; from the coding sequence ATGTCAGTGTCTCCCGACCAGCTAAGCGAAATCTACCGTCACTTGAGAGATTTTATAGATTCTCAACAGGCTGTCAGTATCAAACCGATGAAGGGAGATCCGCCAGAACAGTATGAAGTTACATATAATATTTCTGGATTTAGCAAGCCGGGCAAAGGTGAACCCTACCTTACGACAGGTCATAAGATCGAAATGACCATCCCTTTCGGTTTTCCACATTTCCCCCCGAGTTGCAAGCCCAAAAGTGATATTTTCCACCCCGATTTTGATCCTGCCGCCATCTGTCTTGGCGAATTCTGGCACCAACATCGACAAATTCCGGATCTTATCGTTTTCATAGGAAGACTTATTAACGGTGAGAGTTTTTCTACGGTCAACGCCTTTAATGAACAGGCCGCAACATGGTATCAGGAACATAGTGATTCTTTCCCAATCGCAAAAATTCACTGGTCAGACAGGCAACCCAACCAACCGGAGACAATCCAAGCTCCGAAAGCACAAATTGACACCCTTAACGATGATGATCTCACACCCGACTTCAGTTTTTTATCGATGGCCAGCGATAGTCCAGGTCAATTCGAACAATCCTCATTGCAGACATCCTTACCGCCTGAGAGTCCTCTTCCCGACGCCGACCTCGCTTTCCTCGATCTCCTGACTAAACAAAAAAAGTTTTTTAAAATTCGCCAAACTCTTGGAGGCAACCAAGCAATTTCCGCACAAGTCCAAGATGTAATATCATATGCCGAAGAAGCAATTAAAAGGGCTGACCAGTTGTACAAGCTAGCTAAGAAAGCTGAGTATGACGATGACTTACAAAACGCTTTACGCCTTTATGAACAGGTTGGAGCAACCACCTCGGATTTCCCCAACCTTGAAGCGGACCAAAAAAGAGTTTCTCAGTCCATTGCTCTCTTCGAAGAAATTAACCAACCCGCGACACCTGATTTTTCTGATTCAGACTTTGATTCTTCTCATGAAAATCTTCCTCCGGTTCCAAACAAAGCAGCAAGCCGTGGCGCAAAGAGCAAACAACATAACAATGCACAGGTCCCAAATAGTTTTTCACCTATCCAGAAAATCCTGAGCAGTAAATTCACAATTACCTTTACTGCTGGTATTTTGTGCGTAATCTTGCTTTGCGGTGGTGGCTACTATCTTTTTCTTGCCAGAAAACTCGAGTCCTCAAATACTGCCTTTTCCAAGTGTGCCAATCTTATCGAAAAAGAACAATTCGAGGATGCCAAGCAAACCTGCAGTGATGCTTTTAATGACCTAGAAGGTCTTACTTTTTTTCAGCAAGAGCGTATCAATGAATTACGAGAAAACATTAACAACATTCTTCAATCAGAAAAACTTTCGCAAGGTCTTGCCGGAAATGTGTTGGTTAACGGCAAATATATCTCAAAAAAAGATGCTGTAATTCTCAATAACTACGCACTGATTTTAAAAGAGGGTGGAGAATTCTTCGATCAGGAAAAGTGGTCAGAAGCAGAAGAGTGTTTCAACAAACTTTTAACAGTTTCAGGAAAAAATACACTTCTCCCCGCCAGCACCATTGAAGATATTAAGAGTAAACTCAGTTTTACTCGTTTTAGCCTTGCCTTCAACGCGGCCAAAGCCTTGCTTGCTAATCAAAAATGGCAAGAAGCTGCAACGGAGTTGAAGAAGGCTAAAATCCAGTTTGAGACATTACCAGAGAAAGATAGACGTAAATATTCAGTTGAGTTAAACACCGCCCTTGCTAAACTCAATTTCGAAGAGTACCGCAAACAAGGAGATGATTTTTTTTCGAAAGCTGACTGGTTAAATGCAATTTCTTCTTATAAGTCTGTTTTACCCTCCGTTGAAAACGGCAATCTGGCCCCCCCAGAAACCCTCGAAGCTCTAAGGGAAAACATAAGCAGGGCCGAACTCTATGCGACGATTGACAAAGGAAACAAGGCGTTTGCTGCTGGTTCATGGGATGAGGCCATTCAAGAATACTATAAGGCAGAGGCAATCCTGACTTCAAGTCAAGCCCTGATAAAATTTTCCGATCCAGACGTAACTCGCCGGAAAATTGAGAGAATAATTCTCCAAACAACAATAGTCCGGGATCGACAGGCTGCTACAAGCCAGCAAAAAGACAAAAAAGATTTAGTGACCGCAAGAAATATTTATCGGCAAATAGTGGCAAATATTACAAAAAGTGGATTCGCCACAGAGACGGAATTTTCCGAGATTAAAAGGGAAAGCCTTGCTGCCATTCAATCTCTTGATGAAAAAATTTATCAAGCCGATAAGGAACAATATCTGAAAGACAATTTCCGCAACCTCTTTACCGAAAATTATCCAGCCACCATTCCCGAGAATCTTAATAATCCAGTTGTCACCTATGTTAAAGAAAGCGATGGCAAAATGATCTTCCGAATGCAATGTATCGAGACTGGTGCAGGAAGACCGCTCATGCTCATAATGCTTTATGCCTACGACAAGGCAAACAATCGTTGGGCATTCTTCTCTGAGCAGCAATAG
- a CDS encoding DUF4388 domain-containing protein, which produces MLRFFFEIVAEKNCPLYVVGERLILSEKTLACPQGKEVCLILVRDLTEILFKLLKKTDYYSLDWEKTVYNCSDCRGLIKFSQVLHEHVPRVTAAGVVGTVATVGLHWKLTESSALEWPLFKLIPKEEIVSMSGHLREISLQEGCVLIRKGEKNLNLYIVIAGEFRVEDGELLLATLTDGDLCGEMSYLGADVAVSTVLATKNSKVLAIAGDVFGCLYGNNPAVQSFMAKLLAVRLRRTNAARAKDFKSCMSGRIDKIVPAELFQIFHMHQKTGVLTLELSQGNGIVVFREGGIVDAEYGELRNEEAIFQILAEKTGRYRFTTGLDQKHMQLTEIGDFMLLLMEGVQRVDEDQEQ; this is translated from the coding sequence ATGCTCAGGTTTTTTTTTGAAATTGTGGCTGAGAAAAACTGCCCCCTTTATGTTGTTGGTGAGAGATTGATATTATCGGAAAAGACCCTTGCCTGTCCACAGGGGAAAGAGGTTTGCCTGATACTTGTCAGGGATTTAACCGAAATCTTGTTTAAATTGCTCAAAAAAACAGACTATTACAGTTTGGATTGGGAAAAAACGGTATACAACTGTAGTGATTGCAGAGGATTGATTAAATTCTCTCAGGTACTCCATGAACATGTCCCGCGGGTGACAGCAGCAGGAGTGGTTGGAACGGTAGCGACTGTTGGCCTGCATTGGAAATTGACAGAAAGCTCCGCTCTCGAATGGCCGCTGTTTAAACTCATTCCTAAAGAAGAAATTGTTTCGATGTCCGGACATCTTCGTGAGATCTCTCTTCAGGAAGGATGTGTACTAATAAGAAAAGGTGAGAAAAATCTAAATCTGTACATTGTTATAGCAGGTGAGTTCCGAGTTGAGGATGGAGAATTGCTTCTTGCAACATTGACAGATGGGGATCTTTGCGGGGAGATGAGTTATCTCGGGGCTGATGTCGCGGTTTCAACTGTTTTGGCTACAAAAAACTCAAAGGTTTTGGCTATTGCCGGTGATGTGTTTGGTTGCTTGTACGGCAATAACCCAGCTGTGCAATCATTCATGGCCAAACTGCTTGCTGTCCGGTTACGCCGTACTAATGCCGCCAGAGCCAAGGATTTCAAATCCTGCATGAGTGGGCGAATCGATAAAATTGTTCCAGCTGAGCTCTTTCAGATTTTTCACATGCATCAAAAAACTGGCGTTTTGACTTTAGAATTATCTCAGGGTAACGGGATAGTTGTCTTTCGTGAAGGGGGGATTGTTGACGCGGAATACGGCGAGTTACGAAATGAGGAGGCGATATTTCAGATTCTTGCTGAAAAAACCGGGCGATATAGATTTACTACTGGACTGGATCAAAAGCATATGCAATTAACCGAGATTGGCGATTTTATGCTGCTTCTGATGGAGGGAGTACAAAGAGTGGACGAGGATCAGGAACAGTGA
- a CDS encoding HAD family hydrolase, giving the protein MLKLIVFDCDGVMFDSREANCMYYNHLLHHFGLPLMSKIEEEFVHMNSVNDSVRQIFSHYQEPTLEAVHAFRRQGDYSAFLPYMKMEPDLILFLEETKERYNLAISTNRTTTMIPLLRSYNIEDYFGKVMTADAVARPKPAPDALLEILKHFDCQPDEAIFIGDSIIDEQHAASCNVPLVAFRNRNLRALYHVDCFLDILRLPPLQ; this is encoded by the coding sequence ATGCTTAAACTCATCGTATTCGATTGTGATGGAGTTATGTTCGACTCCAGAGAAGCTAACTGCATGTACTACAATCATCTCTTGCATCATTTCGGGTTGCCGCTGATGAGCAAGATCGAGGAGGAGTTTGTACATATGAATAGCGTCAATGATTCAGTGCGGCAGATATTCAGCCATTACCAGGAGCCGACACTTGAAGCAGTTCACGCCTTCAGGCGGCAAGGTGATTATTCCGCCTTCTTGCCCTACATGAAGATGGAGCCTGACCTTATTCTGTTTCTCGAAGAAACAAAAGAGAGGTATAATCTGGCTATTTCCACCAATCGCACCACGACTATGATACCGCTGCTACGCAGCTATAACATTGAGGACTATTTTGGCAAGGTTATGACCGCCGACGCAGTTGCGAGACCCAAACCGGCCCCTGACGCCCTCCTAGAGATACTTAAACATTTTGACTGTCAACCGGACGAAGCAATCTTTATCGGCGATTCAATCATTGACGAGCAACATGCGGCATCTTGTAATGTCCCTCTCGTTGCCTTCAGAAACAGAAACCTTCGTGCCCTATACCATGTAGACTGCTTTCTAGATATTTTGCGGCTCCCACCCCTGCAATAG
- a CDS encoding YkgJ family cysteine cluster protein, whose protein sequence is MVDSSQPEQDTAPIDTLESFAFACHPGVACYTECCRLLELAISPYDALRLRQATSLPSQQLLEKYFIIEQDPGEAFPRVYLTMVDDGRASCVFVTKAGCSVYEHRPGACRTYPLGRAVSRIAGGVNERFVILRENHCQGFLETAQQTPRNYITDQGLTRYNTFNDAVMEILQHEAIRNGFIPSRSDVELFILALYNIDSFREHLFHNRLHFTVMSHNERQQLEDDESLLRFGIDMLHKQIFSQFIGNIS, encoded by the coding sequence ATGGTTGATTCTTCCCAACCAGAGCAGGATACTGCCCCTATCGATACACTTGAAAGCTTTGCCTTCGCATGCCACCCCGGAGTGGCATGCTACACAGAATGTTGCCGCTTGCTTGAACTTGCAATTTCCCCATATGATGCGCTGCGGTTACGTCAAGCAACCAGTCTACCCTCACAACAATTGCTTGAGAAATATTTCATTATCGAGCAGGATCCCGGAGAAGCCTTTCCCAGGGTTTATCTGACGATGGTCGATGACGGCCGAGCCAGCTGTGTCTTCGTTACGAAGGCCGGCTGCTCGGTCTATGAACACCGGCCAGGAGCCTGTCGGACGTACCCTCTTGGACGAGCTGTTTCCCGCATCGCAGGTGGGGTCAATGAACGTTTTGTGATCTTAAGGGAAAATCACTGCCAAGGGTTTCTGGAAACCGCTCAACAGACTCCCAGAAACTACATTACCGACCAGGGACTAACCCGATACAACACCTTTAATGATGCAGTGATGGAGATTCTTCAGCACGAGGCAATCCGCAATGGATTTATTCCATCACGAAGCGATGTTGAGCTTTTTATCCTGGCTCTTTATAACATTGATTCATTTCGCGAGCATTTGTTTCACAATCGCCTCCACTTCACCGTTATGAGCCATAACGAAAGGCAACAACTAGAGGATGATGAAAGTTTGCTGCGGTTTGGCATCGATATGTTGCATAAGCAGATTTTCTCCCAGTTCATCGGAAATATTTCCTAA
- the secD gene encoding protein translocase subunit SecD — protein MNTTLKVKFAFLVMVILLSISTVLPSFYSGTPDWWKTYLAPGGLRLGLDLQGGMHLVLKVNLKKAAENTLEFSANDLKDALAEQSISAVRTSGPATDTIIFTLPNTGAIDKVKKLVADSFSDIDAKIEAKEGSFPRIFLTLKDEKIQFIKNHAVNQSLEILRNRIDQFGVAEPVIIRQGEDEIVIQLPGVKDPERALKLLGDTAQLEFKLVADAAGLNLQEMITQVKASKEWQDGESIKKLNRALQNKLPDNTSVNFEKETDKITKKDILVPILLENKTLMTGDMIKDAQVRIGGSFNEPYVGLDMTSHGGKIFAHVTENNVGRRLAIVLDEVVRSAPVIRDRILGGSAQITGNFTHEEAADLAIVLRVGALPAPVDIIQNMRVGASLGQDSISKGLTSGLWGAILVLAFMIIYYRLSGVIANTAMIFNIVLLFAGLAVLNATLTLPGIAGIILSIGMAVDANVLIYERMREEFALGKSVRSCVEAGYEKAFSSIVDSQVTTLITALALFMFGTGPIKGFAVTLSLGIIFNLFTVLFYSRFVFDSINVIKPLKRIKFLTLLTKTSFDFLRIRNFAFAFSATLIVIGFIALIQIYRGHANMGVDFSGGSLLQYKAAQDFTMSEVREAFTKSDAPDADLQKVENEQRLIIKTKKSQEVVSKYAEKFSSVLTAELPEKQFYLESESEIGSSVSSSLRNQAILAIIISFAGVIIYLAFRFDIRFGVAAAISTFHDIIVMVGLCWLLDIEFTLLIVTALLTLAGYSLNDTVVVFDRIRENALKNTNTNLDVTINTSINETLSRTAITGVTTLFTLLALMFFGGSVIHDFAFVLTVGILFGTYSSIFVASPLLTLWKKESVLGYSHG, from the coding sequence ATGAATACAACACTCAAAGTGAAATTTGCCTTCCTCGTGATGGTTATTCTCCTTTCTATCAGCACCGTCCTGCCGTCATTCTACTCAGGTACTCCCGATTGGTGGAAGACCTATCTGGCGCCTGGCGGGCTGCGTCTGGGACTTGACCTTCAAGGCGGCATGCATCTGGTGCTCAAAGTCAACCTCAAGAAAGCCGCTGAAAACACTCTTGAATTTTCCGCAAACGATCTAAAAGATGCCCTCGCCGAACAATCAATTTCCGCTGTACGTACATCCGGACCTGCCACTGACACTATCATTTTTACTCTCCCCAACACAGGGGCTATCGACAAGGTCAAGAAACTCGTTGCCGACAGTTTTTCCGACATTGACGCTAAGATAGAAGCAAAGGAAGGCAGTTTTCCACGTATCTTTCTGACCCTAAAAGACGAGAAAATTCAATTCATCAAAAATCATGCAGTTAATCAATCCTTGGAAATCCTTCGCAATAGGATCGACCAATTTGGAGTAGCTGAGCCTGTTATCATCCGCCAGGGAGAAGACGAAATCGTCATTCAACTGCCCGGTGTCAAAGATCCTGAGCGTGCCCTCAAGCTTCTCGGAGATACTGCGCAGCTGGAATTCAAGCTCGTCGCTGACGCGGCCGGCCTCAATCTGCAAGAGATGATCACCCAGGTTAAGGCCTCCAAGGAGTGGCAGGATGGGGAGAGCATCAAGAAACTCAATCGTGCCCTGCAAAACAAGCTGCCTGACAACACCTCGGTAAATTTCGAAAAGGAGACCGACAAGATCACCAAGAAAGATATACTCGTTCCAATCTTGCTGGAGAACAAGACCCTTATGACCGGCGATATGATTAAAGACGCCCAGGTTCGTATTGGGGGCAGCTTCAACGAACCTTATGTCGGCCTCGACATGACAAGCCATGGCGGTAAAATATTTGCCCATGTCACCGAAAATAATGTCGGCCGGCGATTGGCAATCGTCCTTGATGAGGTTGTTCGTTCCGCTCCGGTCATAAGAGATCGCATACTTGGCGGCTCTGCACAAATAACCGGTAATTTTACCCATGAGGAGGCAGCCGACCTGGCCATTGTCTTGCGAGTCGGTGCCCTGCCTGCCCCTGTCGATATCATCCAAAACATGAGGGTCGGGGCAAGTCTTGGACAAGATTCCATCTCAAAGGGCCTCACCTCCGGTCTCTGGGGCGCTATTTTAGTTCTTGCCTTTATGATCATCTACTACCGACTGTCGGGAGTCATTGCCAATACGGCAATGATATTCAACATCGTCCTGCTTTTTGCTGGCCTTGCCGTGCTCAACGCGACGCTAACCCTTCCCGGAATTGCCGGTATTATCTTGTCAATTGGTATGGCGGTTGATGCCAACGTTCTTATCTACGAACGGATGCGCGAGGAATTTGCCTTGGGAAAATCCGTCCGCTCCTGTGTTGAGGCCGGCTACGAAAAAGCCTTTTCCTCTATCGTCGACTCACAGGTTACCACCCTTATCACCGCGTTGGCCCTGTTTATGTTTGGAACCGGCCCCATCAAAGGCTTTGCCGTAACCCTTTCTCTCGGTATCATTTTCAACCTTTTCACTGTTCTCTTCTACTCACGTTTTGTCTTCGACTCAATCAATGTAATTAAACCGCTGAAGCGTATCAAGTTTCTAACATTGCTGACGAAAACTTCCTTTGATTTCCTGCGTATTAGAAACTTTGCTTTCGCCTTTTCGGCCACGCTGATTGTCATTGGATTTATCGCCCTCATTCAAATATACCGGGGACATGCCAATATGGGTGTAGACTTCTCCGGGGGATCATTGCTGCAATACAAAGCTGCCCAAGACTTTACAATGTCTGAAGTCCGTGAAGCCTTTACGAAAAGTGATGCTCCTGATGCCGATCTGCAGAAAGTTGAAAACGAGCAACGACTGATCATAAAAACAAAGAAATCCCAAGAAGTTGTCTCGAAATATGCCGAAAAATTTAGCAGTGTACTTACGGCTGAGTTACCGGAAAAGCAATTTTACCTTGAAAGCGAATCGGAAATAGGTTCTTCCGTGAGTTCTTCCTTACGAAACCAGGCAATCCTGGCCATTATTATTTCATTTGCCGGGGTAATCATTTACCTCGCTTTCCGCTTTGATATCCGTTTCGGCGTTGCCGCAGCCATTTCCACCTTTCATGATATCATTGTAATGGTCGGTTTGTGCTGGCTTTTAGATATAGAATTTACTCTGCTCATTGTTACTGCTCTACTTACCCTGGCTGGATATTCACTCAATGATACGGTAGTTGTTTTCGACCGGATTAGGGAAAATGCCTTAAAAAATACAAACACTAATCTTGACGTGACAATCAACACCAGCATCAATGAAACCCTTAGCCGTACAGCCATTACCGGCGTAACTACGCTATTTACGCTTCTCGCCTTGATGTTTTTCGGTGGTTCAGTCATCCATGATTTCGCCTTTGTCCTGACCGTTGGTATTCTTTTTGGAACCTATTCGTCAATTTTCGTCGCCAGCCCCCTTCTCACCCTGTGGAAGAAGGAATCGGTTTTGGGTTATAGCCATGGTTGA
- a CDS encoding 4Fe-4S binding protein — protein sequence MSGQKFLAITKPGKYIYNTLTAMLFQRSKTDERPIIVKKRGKTLYTQIYILRFPKDTSDQPFIYRLVKEYDIEFNILKADILLQREGIMIIELKGSSKANVVAGLDYLKGMGVKIERLATRIRRDDTNCFQCGACTGVCSSGALYIQRPTMAVIFDAEKCTGCSLCVPICPVRAMAVSLNDDWILAEGLLL from the coding sequence GTGTCTGGTCAAAAGTTCCTTGCTATAACTAAACCCGGAAAGTACATTTATAACACTTTAACTGCGATGCTCTTTCAACGGTCAAAGACTGATGAAAGACCAATTATTGTCAAGAAACGAGGCAAGACATTGTACACTCAAATATATATCCTGCGATTTCCAAAAGATACCAGCGATCAACCGTTTATTTACCGGTTGGTCAAGGAATATGATATTGAATTTAATATTCTTAAAGCCGACATTCTTCTGCAGCGTGAAGGTATTATGATCATTGAGCTGAAGGGCAGCAGTAAAGCCAATGTCGTCGCTGGTCTCGACTATTTGAAAGGGATGGGCGTGAAAATTGAGCGATTAGCCACCCGGATTCGCCGTGACGATACAAACTGTTTCCAATGCGGGGCCTGTACCGGAGTTTGTTCTTCTGGAGCACTATACATTCAGCGACCGACGATGGCGGTGATCTTTGATGCTGAAAAATGTACAGGCTGCAGCCTCTGCGTGCCAATTTGCCCGGTACGTGCAATGGCGGTATCTCTTAATGATGACTGGATTCTTGCCGAAGGCTTGTTACTATAG
- a CDS encoding outer membrane protein assembly factor BamD, whose protein sequence is MLQAKAQLPFSLRKNTCKVLNNLDMWPSMQSINKKTAIHFCLVVLAFGLLASLSACSDFKKTFNFTSIDEDGVEAKADMNLPARNLLAQGMDDYNVGKYFTAIEFFQEILNRYPFSPEAPLAELKAADCSFHLGRYLEALVLYEEFANRHPTNESIPYVIFQKGMCNYKQIDRVDRDTTGAVKAIEFFKQLLKSYPNSPYTNEAKARIATATEFLADHEYFVAEYYVRTEKYDQAKVRLKFLLAKYSEQPIAAQAKDLLARLEAGDPPKSALTSWLPKLGLGNWSFSGQGAADNGSSTD, encoded by the coding sequence ATGCTGCAGGCGAAGGCGCAGTTGCCGTTCTCGCTGCGGAAAAATACCTGCAAAGTTTTAAATAACCTCGACATGTGGCCATCGATGCAGTCAATAAACAAAAAAACCGCGATCCATTTCTGCTTGGTTGTTCTGGCTTTTGGATTACTTGCTAGTCTCAGCGCTTGTAGTGATTTCAAAAAAACCTTTAATTTTACTTCAATCGACGAAGACGGGGTTGAGGCAAAAGCCGACATGAATTTACCGGCGAGAAACCTTTTAGCTCAAGGAATGGATGACTACAACGTGGGCAAATATTTTACCGCCATTGAATTCTTTCAAGAAATCCTCAACCGCTACCCTTTCAGCCCAGAGGCACCCCTTGCAGAACTGAAAGCTGCGGACTGCAGTTTCCACCTTGGCCGCTATCTCGAAGCGCTGGTTTTATATGAGGAATTTGCGAATCGCCACCCCACCAACGAGAGTATTCCCTACGTTATCTTTCAGAAGGGAATGTGCAATTACAAGCAAATTGACCGAGTTGACAGGGATACTACTGGTGCAGTCAAGGCTATTGAGTTTTTCAAACAGCTTTTGAAATCTTACCCCAACTCACCATATACCAACGAGGCTAAAGCCCGAATTGCAACAGCCACAGAGTTTCTTGCCGACCATGAGTATTTTGTCGCTGAATACTACGTCAGAACTGAAAAATACGATCAAGCTAAAGTGCGCCTCAAGTTTCTTCTCGCCAAATATTCCGAGCAACCAATAGCCGCCCAGGCTAAAGACTTGCTGGCAAGACTGGAGGCCGGCGATCCACCGAAATCAGCACTCACCTCATGGCTCCCCAAACTGGGTCTGGGGAATTGGTCCTTCTCCGGTCAGGGAGCCGCGGATAATGGTTCTTCGACCGACTGA
- the trxB gene encoding thioredoxin-disulfide reductase — protein sequence MKEHYELVILGGGPAGLSAGLYAARARLDHVLIEKGAPGGQVLLTHWVDNYPGFPEGLTGFDLVEKMTEHAKRFNLNSELACVTKVDLSNDRQKVLHLEDGGIVTCDSLIICTGASANSLGVPGEQELRGKGVSYCGTCDAPFYRNMHVAVVGGGNTAIQEAEYLTKFASKVTVIHRRDSLRATKIIQEIAFANPKINFLWNKRVTAIEGQAGVERLHLLDNDGTSSTLDVQGVFVLIGVTPSNVGLPLDLLNADKWGFIPTDIETRTTVPGVMAAGDIRSKDVRQIVNAAGEGAVAVLAAEKYLQSFK from the coding sequence ATGAAAGAACACTACGAACTAGTCATCCTTGGCGGTGGCCCAGCTGGTTTATCTGCTGGGCTCTACGCCGCTCGTGCGCGCTTAGATCATGTCTTGATAGAAAAAGGAGCACCCGGAGGACAAGTTTTGCTCACCCACTGGGTTGATAATTATCCCGGATTTCCCGAAGGCTTGACCGGTTTTGACCTGGTTGAGAAGATGACGGAACATGCCAAACGATTTAATCTGAACTCAGAGTTAGCCTGCGTTACGAAGGTAGATCTGAGTAACGACAGACAAAAGGTTCTCCATCTTGAAGATGGTGGGATTGTTACCTGTGACTCGCTGATTATTTGTACCGGGGCAAGTGCCAACTCCCTTGGTGTTCCCGGGGAACAGGAACTCCGGGGAAAGGGTGTCTCCTATTGCGGCACCTGCGATGCTCCTTTCTACCGAAACATGCACGTTGCTGTTGTTGGAGGGGGAAATACTGCCATCCAAGAGGCCGAATATCTTACCAAATTCGCCAGCAAAGTAACGGTAATTCACCGCCGCGACAGTCTCAGGGCAACAAAAATCATCCAAGAAATCGCCTTTGCAAATCCAAAAATCAATTTCCTGTGGAACAAGCGAGTAACAGCAATTGAGGGGCAGGCTGGTGTCGAACGGCTCCATCTCTTAGACAATGATGGTACATCTTCGACCCTTGACGTCCAAGGCGTTTTCGTTCTAATTGGGGTAACTCCCAGCAACGTGGGATTGCCACTCGATTTACTTAATGCCGATAAATGGGGCTTCATCCCCACCGATATCGAAACGCGGACTACCGTTCCCGGGGTTATGGCTGCTGGCGATATCCGCAGCAAAGACGTCCGGCAGATTGTCAATGCTGCAGGCGAAGGCGCAGTTGCCGTTCTCGCTGCGGAAAAATACCTGCAAAGTTTTAAATAA
- the trxA gene encoding thioredoxin, whose protein sequence is MATDKVLQLSDAEFDTVTASATPTLVDFWAPWCGPCKAIGPVIEDLASEYEGKVTIAKMNVDDNPATPGKFGIRAIPTLILFKSGQVVDQITGSVGKSQLVALISKAK, encoded by the coding sequence ATGGCTACTGATAAAGTTCTGCAACTAAGTGATGCGGAGTTTGATACTGTTACAGCTTCCGCAACACCGACGCTTGTTGATTTTTGGGCACCATGGTGCGGACCATGCAAAGCGATAGGCCCTGTCATTGAAGACCTCGCCAGCGAATATGAGGGGAAGGTCACGATTGCCAAGATGAATGTCGATGACAATCCGGCGACACCCGGAAAATTTGGCATCCGCGCCATCCCAACCTTGATCCTTTTTAAAAGCGGTCAAGTTGTTGATCAAATCACCGGCTCGGTTGGCAAATCACAGCTTGTTGCACTTATTAGCAAGGCGAAATAA